One genomic segment of Nocardia spumae includes these proteins:
- a CDS encoding thioredoxin family protein yields MSTQPLTRQTFDTVVSTHAIVLVDFWASWCGWCTRFAPIYAESAALHREIVHATVDTEAEPALTAAAQIASLPTLLAFREGLLVYSDPGFRTAAQLEDVVQQVRWLDMDEVRRELGVRNPAQAPAHPAPVPARAGLAAGPGDYGWPGLRSR; encoded by the coding sequence ATGTCGACCCAGCCGCTGACCCGGCAGACCTTCGACACCGTGGTGTCGACCCATGCGATCGTGCTCGTCGACTTCTGGGCGTCCTGGTGCGGCTGGTGCACCCGCTTCGCGCCGATCTACGCCGAATCCGCGGCCCTGCATCGCGAGATCGTGCACGCCACCGTCGACACCGAGGCGGAGCCGGCACTGACCGCCGCCGCCCAGATCGCCAGCCTGCCGACGCTGCTCGCCTTCCGTGAGGGGCTGCTGGTCTACTCCGACCCGGGCTTCCGGACCGCCGCCCAGCTCGAGGACGTGGTCCAGCAGGTCCGCTGGCTGGATATGGACGAGGTGCGCCGAGAGCTCGGTGTGCGCAATCCGGCCCAGGCCCCGGCGCATCCGGCCCCCGTCCCCGCCCGCGCGGGACTCGCCGCCGGGCCCGGCGACTACGGCTGGCCGGGCCTGCGTTCTCGATGA
- a CDS encoding FAD-dependent oxidoreductase gives MPVHHSVTPRPASEIAHYDIDTDVLVVGYGCAGAAAAFEAATAGARVLVLDRAGGPGGSSAMSGGEIYLGGGTPIQRACGFDDTPEDMAAYLGAALGPGADEAKIADYCEHSVEHFHWLVARGVPFKPSLWDAPAWVPPTDDGLMWLGENSWPFTEIARPAPRGHRPTANDFGGRLLMDCLASAAESAGITTLFDTAATTVIRADDGTVVGVVARRYGREVTIRARRGCVLTTGGFVDNDDMLAAHAPALLGHTKVSAGTDDGSGIRMAQAAGAAVRHMATGQVGISLVPGLAARGILVNDKGFRFVNEDTYPGRIGQAALFTQGMRVWVVLDEEAFEAVPEAERWGVRPTHVAETAGELGELMDLPPGALTATVTRYNEFASAGADPDQHKSPRWLRPLRAPLAAIDVRAGMRPPSESGDRRGTGASVFTLGGLHTDHDGRVLDLDGAPIPGLFAAGRAAVNLHGQGYISGTSLGDGTFFGRRAGSAAAR, from the coding sequence ATGCCCGTACACCATTCGGTGACACCACGCCCGGCGAGCGAGATCGCCCACTACGACATCGACACCGATGTGCTGGTGGTCGGATACGGCTGTGCCGGAGCGGCGGCCGCCTTCGAGGCAGCCACCGCCGGTGCGCGGGTCCTGGTCCTCGACCGCGCGGGCGGGCCGGGCGGGTCCTCGGCGATGTCGGGCGGTGAGATCTATCTGGGCGGCGGCACGCCGATCCAGCGGGCCTGCGGCTTCGACGACACCCCGGAGGACATGGCGGCCTACCTGGGCGCCGCCCTCGGTCCCGGCGCCGACGAGGCGAAGATCGCCGACTACTGCGAGCACAGCGTCGAACATTTCCACTGGCTGGTCGCGCGGGGAGTGCCGTTCAAGCCGTCGCTGTGGGACGCGCCGGCCTGGGTGCCCCCGACCGACGACGGGTTGATGTGGCTGGGCGAGAACAGCTGGCCGTTCACCGAGATCGCCCGGCCGGCACCGCGTGGACATCGCCCCACCGCCAACGATTTCGGCGGCCGGCTGCTGATGGACTGCCTGGCCTCGGCCGCGGAGTCGGCCGGAATCACCACCCTGTTCGATACCGCCGCCACCACCGTGATCCGCGCCGACGACGGCACCGTCGTCGGCGTGGTGGCGCGCCGGTACGGCCGCGAAGTCACCATCCGCGCCCGTCGCGGCTGTGTCCTGACCACCGGCGGATTCGTCGACAACGACGATATGCTCGCCGCGCACGCACCCGCCCTGCTCGGTCACACCAAGGTCAGCGCGGGAACCGATGACGGCAGCGGTATCCGGATGGCGCAGGCCGCCGGGGCCGCGGTCCGGCACATGGCCACCGGCCAGGTCGGTATCTCACTGGTGCCCGGATTGGCCGCACGCGGAATCCTGGTGAACGACAAGGGCTTTCGCTTCGTCAACGAGGACACCTATCCGGGCCGCATCGGTCAGGCGGCGCTGTTCACCCAGGGGATGCGGGTATGGGTGGTCCTCGACGAGGAGGCGTTCGAGGCGGTCCCCGAAGCCGAGCGCTGGGGGGTGCGTCCCACCCACGTCGCCGAGACCGCCGGCGAACTGGGCGAGCTGATGGATCTGCCGCCGGGCGCTCTCACCGCGACGGTGACCCGCTACAACGAATTCGCCTCCGCCGGAGCGGATCCCGATCAGCACAAGAGTCCGCGCTGGCTGCGGCCGTTACGCGCGCCGCTGGCCGCGATCGATGTCCGGGCCGGTATGCGCCCACCGTCCGAGAGCGGTGACCGGCGCGGCACCGGCGCCTCGGTCTTCACCCTCGGCGGCCTGCACACCGACCACGACGGCCGCGTACTCGATCTCGACGGTGCGCCCATCCCCGGATTGTTCGCCGCGGGCCGCGCGGCGGTGAACCTGCACGGACAGGGCTACATCAGCGGAACCTCGCTCGGCGACGGGACCTTCTTCGGAAGACGCGCGGGCTCGGCCGCGGCCCGGTAG
- a CDS encoding cysteine hydrolase family protein codes for MSAVSTPLRQVSGLDDGLPRLADATVVMIDFQNTYREGVMALPNADAALVAGARLLSAARELGRPIVHIVNDAGPGTPYDIRAEIGAIIADVAPEAGEPVVVKNFPDAFHETDLHDTLRSAGAGPDLVLAGFMTHLCVAFTAQGAFNRGYRPTVVAEACATRALAAPDRTPLPADVLHTAALTTVGDLFGLICPTVADLLD; via the coding sequence ATGTCCGCTGTCTCCACCCCCCTGCGCCAGGTCTCCGGCCTCGACGACGGGCTCCCCCGGCTGGCCGACGCCACTGTCGTGATGATCGATTTCCAGAACACCTACCGGGAGGGCGTGATGGCGCTCCCCAACGCCGATGCGGCCCTTGTCGCCGGTGCCCGGCTGCTGAGCGCGGCCCGCGAGCTGGGGCGCCCGATCGTGCACATCGTCAACGACGCCGGGCCGGGCACGCCCTACGACATCCGGGCCGAGATCGGCGCGATCATCGCCGATGTCGCCCCCGAAGCCGGAGAACCGGTGGTGGTCAAGAACTTTCCCGACGCGTTCCACGAGACCGACCTGCACGACACGCTGCGAAGCGCCGGGGCCGGACCGGATCTGGTGCTGGCCGGATTCATGACCCATCTGTGCGTCGCGTTCACCGCCCAGGGCGCGTTCAATCGGGGCTACCGGCCTACGGTGGTCGCCGAGGCCTGTGCCACCCGCGCCCTGGCCGCACCCGATCGGACACCACTGCCGGCGGATGTACTGCACACCGCCGCCCTGACCACCGTCGGCGATCTGTTCGGCTTGATCTGTCCCACCGTCGCGGACCTGCTCGATTGA
- a CDS encoding GlxA family transcriptional regulator — protein sequence MSSKHRVVIAAFPDVDLLDVTGPAEVFALANRESGGTAGYEVLLAGPDHGAVRTSAGVRVLTDLAFSDIDTAIDTLIVPGAVDPSPDGPVARVDDEVVRWLREIAPRTGRIASVCVGAHLLAAAGLLDGKTATTHWSTAGQLATDHPRVTVDPDPIFVRSGRVWTGAGISACLDLAMALVAEDRGEELALSVARQLVVYLRRQGGQSQFSVPLSRPAPARRDIDELRTYIAENLDADLSAAALAARMCLSERHFARVFRQEMGLTVATYVEAARVEAARRLLETSDLPLPRIAHGAGLGSVETLHRAFLRRLGTGPGAYRRRFRTTA from the coding sequence ATGTCATCGAAGCATCGTGTGGTCATCGCGGCCTTTCCGGACGTGGATCTGCTCGACGTCACCGGGCCGGCGGAGGTGTTCGCGCTGGCCAATCGGGAGAGCGGGGGCACCGCCGGCTACGAGGTGCTGCTGGCCGGACCGGATCACGGGGCGGTCCGCACCTCGGCGGGCGTGCGAGTACTGACCGATCTCGCGTTCTCCGATATCGATACGGCCATCGACACTCTGATCGTGCCGGGAGCGGTGGATCCCTCCCCGGACGGACCGGTTGCCCGGGTCGACGACGAGGTGGTGCGCTGGCTGCGCGAGATCGCGCCGCGCACCGGCCGGATCGCATCGGTCTGTGTGGGGGCGCATCTGCTGGCGGCCGCCGGATTGCTGGACGGGAAGACGGCCACCACGCACTGGTCGACCGCCGGGCAACTGGCCACCGACCATCCGCGGGTCACAGTGGATCCGGATCCGATCTTCGTGCGCTCGGGACGGGTCTGGACGGGCGCCGGTATCAGCGCCTGCCTGGATCTGGCGATGGCCCTGGTCGCCGAGGACCGCGGTGAGGAGTTGGCCCTGTCGGTGGCCCGCCAGCTCGTCGTCTACCTGCGCCGGCAGGGTGGCCAGAGCCAGTTCAGTGTGCCGTTGAGCCGACCGGCTCCGGCCCGCCGCGATATCGACGAACTACGGACCTACATCGCCGAGAATCTCGACGCCGATTTGTCCGCCGCCGCGCTGGCGGCCCGAATGTGCCTGAGCGAGAGGCATTTCGCGCGCGTATTCCGGCAGGAGATGGGTCTCACAGTGGCCACCTATGTGGAGGCCGCCCGCGTCGAGGCCGCCCGTCGCCTGCTCGAAACCAGCGATCTGCCCTTGCCGCGGATCGCACACGGTGCCGGACTGGGCTCGGTCGAGACATTGCATCGGGCCTTCCTGCGGCGCCTGGGCACCGGCCCCGGCGCCTATCGCCGGCGGTTCCGCACCACGGCCTGA
- a CDS encoding MFS transporter, giving the protein MMITDTLRSADPASLFESPRRWRVLAVASVAQYLAILDLFAVTVAFPTLRHSFPGAAASSVSWVLNAYTIVMAALLVPAGRLSDDTGRRRGFLVGTALFGIASIGCALAPTLSFLIAARVLQAVAAALLVPTGLGLVLPCFDPREHATVMGIWTAIAAAGASSGPVIGGLLLGFGWQWIFWLNVPITVAAVGFGLRVLPDIRARVRRRLDLLGAALMLGATAALTTVFVQAAAWGYGSAPTLAALGAAFGLAAAFTYHVRHHPDPVVSPVVLRHRMFRIATLGVFCYYLAFAALLLSGTLYLTGQWHYPELRASLGIAPIPISCLLVSPLSGRVVARIGARASATLGGLTIAAGAGWWLALAGTSTSYAVMFLPGAVLAGVSTALLQPPLFGASALLPPDQLSLGSGTSMMARQTSSALGVAVLTAIFARTTTADLADFRLGWLYMVAMGMLAAGAGWAFRTRA; this is encoded by the coding sequence ATGATGATTACGGACACTCTCCGGTCGGCGGATCCCGCCTCACTGTTCGAATCTCCGCGGCGCTGGCGAGTCCTCGCGGTGGCGAGCGTCGCGCAGTACCTCGCGATCCTCGATCTGTTCGCGGTGACGGTCGCCTTTCCGACCCTGCGGCATTCGTTCCCGGGCGCCGCCGCGAGTTCGGTGTCCTGGGTGCTCAACGCCTACACCATCGTGATGGCGGCCTTGCTGGTCCCGGCCGGGCGACTGTCCGACGACACCGGTCGCCGCCGCGGATTCCTGGTCGGCACAGCGCTTTTCGGTATCGCGTCGATCGGCTGCGCACTGGCTCCGACACTGTCCTTCCTGATCGCGGCCCGGGTCCTGCAGGCCGTCGCCGCGGCACTGCTGGTGCCCACCGGGCTGGGGCTGGTACTGCCGTGTTTCGATCCCCGCGAACACGCGACCGTGATGGGGATCTGGACGGCGATCGCCGCCGCGGGCGCCAGTAGCGGACCGGTGATCGGCGGACTCCTGCTCGGATTCGGCTGGCAGTGGATCTTCTGGTTGAACGTCCCGATCACCGTCGCGGCCGTCGGGTTCGGATTGCGGGTGCTGCCGGATATCCGGGCCCGGGTGCGGCGCCGGCTCGATCTCCTCGGCGCCGCCCTGATGCTCGGCGCCACCGCGGCACTGACCACCGTCTTCGTCCAGGCCGCGGCCTGGGGTTACGGGTCGGCGCCGACGCTGGCGGCACTGGGCGCGGCGTTCGGACTGGCGGCCGCGTTCACCTACCACGTCCGCCACCATCCGGATCCGGTGGTGAGCCCGGTGGTGTTGCGCCACCGGATGTTTCGCATCGCGACACTCGGGGTGTTCTGCTACTACCTGGCCTTCGCGGCGCTGCTGCTGTCGGGCACGCTGTATCTCACCGGGCAATGGCATTATCCCGAACTGCGAGCCAGCCTGGGCATCGCGCCCATCCCGATCAGCTGTCTGCTGGTGTCGCCGCTGTCGGGTCGCGTCGTCGCCCGTATCGGAGCCCGCGCGTCGGCCACGCTGGGCGGCCTCACCATCGCCGCCGGTGCGGGGTGGTGGCTCGCGCTGGCCGGGACCAGCACGTCCTACGCGGTGATGTTCCTGCCGGGCGCGGTCCTGGCCGGAGTCAGCACCGCCCTGCTGCAGCCGCCGCTGTTCGGCGCCTCCGCGCTCCTGCCGCCGGATCAGCTGTCGCTGGGGTCGGGCACCTCGATGATGGCGCGCCAGACCAGCTCCGCCCTCGGCGTCGCCGTCCTGACCGCGATCTTCGCGCGCACCACCACCGCCGATCTCGCCGATTTCCGGCTCGGCTGGCTGTACATGGTTGCCATGGGGATGCTCGCGGCGGGCGCCGGATGGGCGTTCCGCACCCGCGCATGA
- a CDS encoding GlxA family transcriptional regulator: MAAEGAHAQSGTVAVAVTPGQPVFEVAIPYQVFAEPPLGIDPDRWYRLRMCGPRGTRHATLRDPFVTLTDYDYDDLIAADTVIVPAVPDVRAPAPAELVEAVRAAYAAGARIAALCSGAFVLAEAGLLDGRPMTTHWKHVPALLERYPHLRLDPGVLYIDDGQILTSAGTMAGMDLCIHLIRKDLGAAVANATARGLVVPPHRAGGQAQYLRAPVPVDAADPGLAATLQWALARLDSVLTIGDLAKHSGLGERTLARRFHAELGTSPLRWLLTQRIDRARELLEATDFGIDAVARRCGLGSAANLRAHFGREVGVSPSEYRRSHRGNRHEVVVDTPS, from the coding sequence ATGGCTGCTGAAGGGGCACACGCACAGTCCGGAACCGTCGCCGTGGCGGTGACACCCGGGCAGCCGGTGTTCGAGGTCGCCATCCCCTATCAGGTGTTCGCCGAACCGCCGCTCGGGATCGACCCGGATCGCTGGTATCGGCTGCGGATGTGCGGTCCGCGTGGCACCCGCCACGCCACGCTGCGGGATCCGTTCGTGACACTGACCGACTACGACTACGACGATCTGATCGCCGCCGACACCGTGATCGTGCCCGCGGTGCCGGACGTGCGCGCGCCCGCGCCCGCGGAACTGGTCGAAGCCGTGCGCGCGGCCTATGCCGCGGGAGCGCGCATCGCGGCATTGTGTTCGGGCGCATTCGTTCTCGCCGAAGCGGGACTGCTCGACGGCAGGCCGATGACGACCCACTGGAAACACGTCCCGGCGCTGCTGGAACGCTATCCGCACCTGCGGCTCGACCCCGGCGTGCTCTACATCGACGATGGGCAGATCCTGACCAGCGCGGGCACGATGGCCGGTATGGATCTGTGTATTCACCTGATCCGCAAGGACCTCGGCGCCGCGGTGGCCAACGCCACCGCGCGGGGACTGGTGGTGCCGCCACACCGCGCCGGTGGACAGGCGCAGTATCTGCGCGCGCCGGTCCCGGTCGACGCGGCCGATCCGGGGCTGGCGGCCACCCTGCAGTGGGCGCTCGCCCGGCTCGACTCGGTTCTGACGATCGGTGATCTGGCCAAGCACAGCGGACTCGGTGAGCGCACCCTCGCCCGCCGCTTCCACGCCGAACTGGGCACCTCACCGCTGCGCTGGCTGCTGACCCAGCGCATCGATCGCGCCCGGGAACTGCTCGAGGCCACCGATTTCGGCATCGATGCGGTGGCGCGGCGGTGCGGATTGGGAAGTGCGGCGAATCTGCGTGCGCACTTCGGCCGGGAGGTGGGTGTCTCACCGAGTGAGTACCGGCGCTCGCACCGCGGCAACCGCCACGAGGTCGTGGTCGACACCCCGTCCTGA